A genomic segment from Anaerobacillus sp. CMMVII encodes:
- the rpoN gene encoding RNA polymerase factor sigma-54 — MNMDFGLYQQQSMKLVMTNELRQAISILQYSTHELLSFIEEQQLENPLLEVKEKINEVRTRKEFDADYEKVDVWKTYDGEYTSPLDYLSKNDVSLQDHLLSQIRFMPIAATEKRVLVYLIHSLDENGYFIGDIEEVATHFSIKDEIALFCLNVLQSLDPVGVGARSLQECLLLQLRKLANRNPVAEQIVENYLTMFANKKWKEIAKELSITLEEIQSVADLIQTLQPKPGSIYNVEPQTYISPDVFIELIDGKFFITMNDYLLPNVSISRHYEELLQKATDEQAQKYVQQKHQQILWLLKSIDQRQQTLLKVTEAIAKYQEDFFKFGYEYLKPLTLKEVAADIDMHESTVSRVTTQKYVQTPRGLFELKYFFSSSLKGEGGVSASSLSVKELIKKIVDQENKQKPLSDQKIVSILENEHSIEVSRRTVTKYREELHIPSSSKRKRF, encoded by the coding sequence ATGAATATGGACTTCGGTTTGTACCAACAACAGTCAATGAAGCTAGTCATGACAAACGAATTGCGCCAAGCAATTTCCATTTTGCAATATTCAACACACGAATTATTGTCTTTTATTGAAGAGCAACAATTGGAAAATCCTCTACTCGAAGTGAAAGAAAAAATAAATGAAGTTCGAACTCGTAAAGAATTTGACGCTGATTATGAAAAAGTAGATGTATGGAAAACCTATGATGGTGAGTATACATCACCACTTGATTATTTAAGCAAAAATGACGTCAGTCTTCAGGACCATTTATTATCTCAAATTCGCTTCATGCCAATAGCAGCAACTGAAAAAAGGGTGCTAGTTTACCTTATCCATTCATTAGATGAAAATGGGTATTTTATAGGAGATATAGAGGAAGTTGCTACACATTTTTCGATTAAAGATGAGATTGCTTTATTTTGCCTAAACGTCTTGCAATCACTCGATCCTGTAGGGGTCGGCGCGAGATCACTGCAAGAGTGCCTACTTCTTCAATTAAGAAAGCTTGCGAACCGCAATCCCGTTGCTGAACAAATCGTAGAGAATTACTTGACGATGTTTGCTAATAAAAAATGGAAAGAAATTGCTAAAGAGCTTTCAATTACTCTTGAAGAAATACAGTCTGTCGCAGATCTCATTCAAACTTTACAGCCTAAACCAGGCTCGATCTATAATGTAGAACCACAAACCTACATTAGTCCCGATGTTTTTATTGAGCTAATCGATGGCAAGTTTTTTATTACGATGAATGATTATCTTCTTCCAAATGTTTCGATCAGTCGCCATTATGAAGAGTTACTTCAAAAGGCCACAGATGAACAAGCGCAAAAATATGTTCAGCAAAAGCATCAACAAATTTTATGGCTATTAAAAAGCATCGATCAACGTCAACAAACCTTACTGAAAGTAACGGAAGCTATCGCCAAATACCAAGAAGATTTCTTTAAATTTGGTTACGAATATTTAAAGCCTTTAACACTAAAGGAAGTTGCTGCTGACATCGACATGCACGAATCAACCGTTAGCCGCGTCACAACTCAAAAATATGTTCAAACCCCCCGAGGTTTGTTTGAATTAAAGTATTTCTTTAGTTCCAGCTTAAAAGGTGAGGGTGGAGTTTCAGCATCATCACTCTCAGTAAAAGAACTTATAAAGAAAATAGTTGATCAAGAGAATAAGCAAAAACCACTCTCAGATCAAAAAATTGTCTCAATTCTCGAAAATGAGCATTCCATTGAAGTATCACGACGAACCGTCACAAAATACCGTGAAGAACTACACATCCCATCGTCATCGAAGAGGAAACGATTTTAG
- a CDS encoding HPr family phosphocarrier protein: MVEKAVVVKRKAGLQARPAALFVQEANKFSSDIFIEKEGRKVNAKSIMGIMSLAVATGKEITIITEGKDETEALTALVAFVEKEE, encoded by the coding sequence ATGGTAGAAAAAGCTGTCGTAGTTAAACGCAAGGCTGGCTTACAAGCAAGACCTGCAGCACTATTTGTTCAAGAAGCAAATAAATTTAGTTCAGATATTTTCATTGAAAAAGAAGGTAGAAAAGTGAACGCAAAAAGCATCATGGGGATTATGAGCTTAGCGGTTGCAACAGGAAAAGAAATCACGATCATCACAGAAGGTAAAGACGAAACAGAGGCATTAACAGCTCTTGTGGCGTTTGTGGAGAAGGAAGAATAA
- the whiA gene encoding DNA-binding protein WhiA encodes MTKKELTQLDADGCCAEAELAALIRMNGSISFSNKQLVLDIITENAAIARRIYTLIKKTFPVHVELLVRKKMRLKKNNVYLVRISQEAQKLLAKLGIMEEGFQFIRKISDDIKNNGCCKRAYLRGAFLAGGSVNHPETSSYHLEVFSLYEEHNESLCELANSYDLNAKILERKKGFIIYIKEGEKITEFLNIIGAHQALLFFEDVRIMKDMRNSVNRLVNCETANLNKTVGAAMRQVENIRFIQREVGLGILPEKLREIAELRVQHQDVTLKELGEMVTTGKVSKSGVNHRLRKIDEFANKLRNGEPEYNF; translated from the coding sequence ATGACAAAAAAAGAATTGACGCAATTGGATGCAGATGGATGCTGTGCAGAGGCGGAATTAGCTGCCCTCATACGAATGAATGGTTCAATATCTTTCAGTAATAAACAATTAGTACTAGATATAATAACCGAAAATGCTGCTATTGCAAGGCGAATTTATACATTAATAAAGAAAACGTTTCCAGTTCATGTCGAACTTCTTGTTCGAAAAAAGATGCGCCTAAAGAAAAATAATGTCTATTTGGTGAGGATTTCACAAGAAGCGCAGAAACTTTTAGCCAAATTAGGTATTATGGAAGAGGGCTTTCAGTTTATCAGAAAAATTTCTGATGACATTAAAAATAACGGTTGTTGTAAGCGGGCCTATTTACGGGGGGCCTTTCTTGCGGGAGGTTCAGTTAATCACCCTGAGACATCATCCTATCATTTAGAGGTTTTTTCTCTTTATGAGGAGCACAATGAATCGCTTTGTGAATTGGCAAATTCCTATGACTTGAATGCAAAAATTCTCGAAAGAAAAAAAGGGTTTATTATCTATATCAAAGAAGGTGAGAAGATCACCGAATTCTTAAATATCATTGGGGCCCATCAAGCACTACTTTTTTTCGAGGATGTAAGGATCATGAAAGACATGAGGAATTCAGTTAACCGACTCGTTAATTGTGAAACCGCTAACTTAAACAAAACAGTTGGGGCGGCAATGCGCCAGGTCGAAAACATCCGTTTTATCCAGCGTGAAGTTGGTCTGGGGATCCTACCAGAGAAGCTAAGAGAAATTGCCGAGCTTCGGGTCCAGCATCAAGATGTGACATTAAAAGAATTAGGTGAAATGGTCACTACAGGCAAGGTAAGTAAGTCTGGTGTGAACCATCGCCTGAGAAAAATTGATGAATTTGCAAATAAACTTCGAAATGGTGAACCCGAATATAACTTTTAA
- a CDS encoding glutaredoxin family protein, with product MKVTYYTKENCSLCEKGLLVLEAIKKDFPLEIELVDIYKDDALLEKYQIMIPVVEINGEEVDFGILSEAKIRSYLKSL from the coding sequence ATGAAAGTTACGTATTATACAAAGGAAAATTGCTCGTTATGCGAGAAAGGGCTGTTAGTATTAGAGGCCATCAAGAAGGATTTCCCTTTAGAGATCGAATTAGTTGATATCTATAAAGACGATGCCCTTTTAGAAAAGTACCAAATTATGATCCCAGTGGTCGAAATCAACGGAGAAGAAGTAGACTTCGGAATTCTTTCCGAAGCAAAAATCCGATCGTACTTAAAGAGTTTATAG